A window of the Halodesulfovibrio sp. MK-HDV genome harbors these coding sequences:
- a CDS encoding succinate dehydrogenase/fumarate reductase cytochrome b subunit — MNSSTITLHAPAKSKTQGRLDFFQMISGVLLILFLWAHMLLVSSVIISPSLMNAIAWFFEATYMAQVGGPLIGILIFAHFLLAARKMPWKVSESDAFIKHSIMMKHRDTWMWLAQVATALIILIMASIHMWVVLTDLPITAVKSAARIQHGGWLLFYLILLPIAETHVGIGFYRIGVKYGVITKENRAWYKRKEYALMGGFIFIGLITLVRFMYLPLHSGM, encoded by the coding sequence ATGAACTCTAGCACCATTACTCTGCACGCCCCCGCAAAAAGCAAGACACAGGGACGTTTGGATTTTTTCCAAATGATTTCCGGCGTCCTGCTTATCCTTTTTTTATGGGCACACATGCTTCTTGTTTCCAGCGTGATCATCAGCCCTAGCCTCATGAACGCTATCGCGTGGTTCTTTGAAGCTACGTACATGGCACAAGTTGGCGGTCCGTTGATCGGTATCCTTATTTTTGCGCATTTTCTGCTTGCTGCACGCAAAATGCCTTGGAAAGTTTCAGAGTCAGACGCATTCATCAAACACAGTATAATGATGAAGCACCGTGACACTTGGATGTGGCTTGCTCAGGTTGCCACCGCTCTTATCATCCTCATTATGGCCAGCATCCACATGTGGGTTGTGCTTACAGACTTGCCAATTACTGCCGTTAAAAGTGCGGCGCGCATTCAGCACGGTGGCTGGCTGCTATTCTATCTAATCCTTCTTCCAATTGCAGAAACCCACGTAGGCATCGGTTTTTACCGCATCGGCGTAAAATACGGGGTCATCACTAAGGAAAATCGCGCTTGGTATAAAAGGAAAGAATACGCGCTCATGGGCGGCTTCATCTTTATCGGTCTGATCACGCTTGTGCGCTTTATGTATCTGCCTCTACACAGTGGCATGTAA